One window of Canis lupus baileyi chromosome 21, mCanLup2.hap1, whole genome shotgun sequence genomic DNA carries:
- the GPHA2 gene encoding glycoprotein hormone alpha-2 isoform X15 gives METRRIPMASPQTLFLCLLVLAVTEGWGRQAAIPGCHLHPFNVTVRSDRQGTCQGSHVAQACVGHCESSAFPSRYSVLVASGYRHNMTSVSQCCTISGLKKVKVQLQCGGDQKEELEIFTARACQCDMCRLSRY, from the exons ATGGAAACCAGGAGG ATACCCATGGCATCTCCCCAAACGCTGTTCCTCTGCCTGCTGGTCCTGGCGGTCACTGAAGGTTGGGGTCGGCAGGCGGCCATCCCAGGCTGCCACTTGCACC CCTTCAATGTGACAGTGCGAAGTGATCGCCAAGGCACCTGCCAGGGCTCGCATGTGGCACAGGCCTGCGTGGGCCACTGTGAGTCTAGTGCCTTCCCTTCCCGGTACTCTGTGCTGGTGGCCAGTGGATATCGACATAACATGACCTCCGTCTCTCAGTGCTGTACCATCAGTGGCCTGAAGAAG GTGAAGGTGCAGCTGCAGTGTGGGGGGGACCAGAAGGAGGAGCTGGAGATCTTCACAGCCAGGGCCTGCCAGTGTGACATGTGTCGCCTTTCGCGCTACTAG
- the GPHA2 gene encoding glycoprotein hormone alpha-2 isoform X10: MSLKPFTYPFPETRFLHAGPNVYKFKIRYGNNIRELPRRRWRTKKPPACLVTPREGAGSRIFWMFCGIDMDSIRVVLGNLDSLQPFATEHFIIFPYKSKWESISHLKFKHGEIVLVPYPFVFTLYVEMKWFHESLSAGKPIKDSPLGLVLTERKAAGAMMRKRKQVEVLSSPSRPGLDRAKIGISSQSPSKKKPLMETRRIPMASPQTLFLCLLVLAVTEGWGRQAAIPGCHLHPFNVTVRSDRQGTCQGSHVAQACVGHCESSAFPSRYSVLVASGYRHNMTSVSQCCTISGLKKVKVQLQCGGDQKEELEIFTARACQCDMCRLSRY; this comes from the exons AGAACTTCCCAGAAGGAGGTGGAGGACCAAGAAACCACCTGCCTGCTTGGTGACACCTCGTGAAGGGGCAGGATCAAGAATCTTCTGGATGTTCTGTGGAATTGACATG gattctaTTCGTGTAGTCTTGGGAAACCTGGACAGTTTGCAGCCATTTGCTACAGAGCACTTCATTATATTTCCCT ATAAAAGCAAATGGGAGAGCATATCCCACCTGAAATTCAAACATGGGGAAATTGTCTTGGTCCCCTATCCATTTGTTTTCACTCTGTATGTGGAGATGAAATGGTTTCATGAAAGTCTGTCAGCAG GGAAACCAATAAAAGACAGTCCTCTTGGATTG GTCCTCACAGAGAGGAAAGCAGCAGGAGCCATGATGAGGAAACGAAAACAAGTGGAAGTGCTCAGCTCCCCCAGCAGGCCAGGGCTGGACAG GGCCAAGATCGGGATTTCCAGCCAAAGCCCCAGCAAAAAGAAGCCCCTTATGGAAACCAGGAGG ATACCCATGGCATCTCCCCAAACGCTGTTCCTCTGCCTGCTGGTCCTGGCGGTCACTGAAGGTTGGGGTCGGCAGGCGGCCATCCCAGGCTGCCACTTGCACC CCTTCAATGTGACAGTGCGAAGTGATCGCCAAGGCACCTGCCAGGGCTCGCATGTGGCACAGGCCTGCGTGGGCCACTGTGAGTCTAGTGCCTTCCCTTCCCGGTACTCTGTGCTGGTGGCCAGTGGATATCGACATAACATGACCTCCGTCTCTCAGTGCTGTACCATCAGTGGCCTGAAGAAG GTGAAGGTGCAGCTGCAGTGTGGGGGGGACCAGAAGGAGGAGCTGGAGATCTTCACAGCCAGGGCCTGCCAGTGTGACATGTGTCGCCTTTCGCGCTACTAG
- the GPHA2 gene encoding glycoprotein hormone alpha-2 isoform X13 — protein MFCGIDMDSIRVVLGNLDSLQPFATEHFIIFPYKSKWESISHLKFKHGEIVLVPYPFVFTLYVEMKWFHESLSAGKPIKDSPLGLVLTERKAAGAMMRKRKQVEVLSSPSRPGLDRAKIGISSQSPSKKKPLMETRRIPMASPQTLFLCLLVLAVTEGWGRQAAIPGCHLHPFNVTVRSDRQGTCQGSHVAQACVGHCESSAFPSRYSVLVASGYRHNMTSVSQCCTISGLKKVKVQLQCGGDQKEELEIFTARACQCDMCRLSRY, from the exons ATGTTCTGTGGAATTGACATG gattctaTTCGTGTAGTCTTGGGAAACCTGGACAGTTTGCAGCCATTTGCTACAGAGCACTTCATTATATTTCCCT ATAAAAGCAAATGGGAGAGCATATCCCACCTGAAATTCAAACATGGGGAAATTGTCTTGGTCCCCTATCCATTTGTTTTCACTCTGTATGTGGAGATGAAATGGTTTCATGAAAGTCTGTCAGCAG GGAAACCAATAAAAGACAGTCCTCTTGGATTG GTCCTCACAGAGAGGAAAGCAGCAGGAGCCATGATGAGGAAACGAAAACAAGTGGAAGTGCTCAGCTCCCCCAGCAGGCCAGGGCTGGACAG GGCCAAGATCGGGATTTCCAGCCAAAGCCCCAGCAAAAAGAAGCCCCTTATGGAAACCAGGAGG ATACCCATGGCATCTCCCCAAACGCTGTTCCTCTGCCTGCTGGTCCTGGCGGTCACTGAAGGTTGGGGTCGGCAGGCGGCCATCCCAGGCTGCCACTTGCACC CCTTCAATGTGACAGTGCGAAGTGATCGCCAAGGCACCTGCCAGGGCTCGCATGTGGCACAGGCCTGCGTGGGCCACTGTGAGTCTAGTGCCTTCCCTTCCCGGTACTCTGTGCTGGTGGCCAGTGGATATCGACATAACATGACCTCCGTCTCTCAGTGCTGTACCATCAGTGGCCTGAAGAAG GTGAAGGTGCAGCTGCAGTGTGGGGGGGACCAGAAGGAGGAGCTGGAGATCTTCACAGCCAGGGCCTGCCAGTGTGACATGTGTCGCCTTTCGCGCTACTAG
- the GPHA2 gene encoding glycoprotein hormone alpha-2 isoform X14 translates to MKVCQQVLTERKAAGAMMRKRKQVEVLSSPSRPGLDRAKIGISSQSPSKKKPLMETRRIPMASPQTLFLCLLVLAVTEGWGRQAAIPGCHLHPFNVTVRSDRQGTCQGSHVAQACVGHCESSAFPSRYSVLVASGYRHNMTSVSQCCTISGLKKVKVQLQCGGDQKEELEIFTARACQCDMCRLSRY, encoded by the exons ATGAAAGTCTGTCAGCAG GTCCTCACAGAGAGGAAAGCAGCAGGAGCCATGATGAGGAAACGAAAACAAGTGGAAGTGCTCAGCTCCCCCAGCAGGCCAGGGCTGGACAG GGCCAAGATCGGGATTTCCAGCCAAAGCCCCAGCAAAAAGAAGCCCCTTATGGAAACCAGGAGG ATACCCATGGCATCTCCCCAAACGCTGTTCCTCTGCCTGCTGGTCCTGGCGGTCACTGAAGGTTGGGGTCGGCAGGCGGCCATCCCAGGCTGCCACTTGCACC CCTTCAATGTGACAGTGCGAAGTGATCGCCAAGGCACCTGCCAGGGCTCGCATGTGGCACAGGCCTGCGTGGGCCACTGTGAGTCTAGTGCCTTCCCTTCCCGGTACTCTGTGCTGGTGGCCAGTGGATATCGACATAACATGACCTCCGTCTCTCAGTGCTGTACCATCAGTGGCCTGAAGAAG GTGAAGGTGCAGCTGCAGTGTGGGGGGGACCAGAAGGAGGAGCTGGAGATCTTCACAGCCAGGGCCTGCCAGTGTGACATGTGTCGCCTTTCGCGCTACTAG